One Gossypium hirsutum isolate 1008001.06 chromosome A11, Gossypium_hirsutum_v2.1, whole genome shotgun sequence genomic window carries:
- the LOC107924371 gene encoding heat stress transcription factor B-2a, with protein MAPPPVEQNGDATTGTAESQRSIPTPFLTKTYQLVDDHTIDDVISWNDDGSTFIVWNPTVFARDLLPKYFKHNNFSSFVRQLNTYGFRKVVPDRWEFSNDYFRRGEKRLLCEIQRRKLSSPTAAAVTVAPVTVAAIPMAKPIISPSNSGDEQSPVISSASSPSRLNQAGTVMAELMKENEKLRKENVQLNKQLSEMKSLCNNIFSLMSNYASSQSENISPVHKPLDFLPAKRLSCGESVEEETSPRLFGVPIGGAAKRAREEGEGVATEAATAADETQLQLQQPGGSEIIKLEPLDCQNRGRDDDRGIQDAPWLRQFHRANQRVCN; from the exons ATGGCTCCGCCGCCGGTGGAGCAAAACGGAGATGCAACGACGGGAACGGCGGAATCACAAAGGTCTATACCTACACCGTTCTTGACTAAAACGTATCAATTGGTTGATGATCACACGATTGACGACGTGATTTCGTGGAACGACGACGGATCTACTTTTATCGTTTGGAATCCCACGGTGTTTGCTCGTGATTTGCTTCCTAAATATTTCAAGCATAACAATTTCTCTAGTTTTGTTCGTCAACTCAATACTTAT GGATTTAGAAAAGTGGTGCCCGATCGATGGGAATTCTCTAACGATTATTTTCGACGAGGTGAAAAGCGACTTTTGTGCGAAATCCAGCGGCGGAAGTTGTCGTCGCCAACAGCAGCAGCTGTTACGGTGGCTCCGGTGACGGTTGCGGCGATTCCAATGGCGAAGCCTATTATATCACCGTCGAATTCTGGAGACGAGCAATCTCCAGTCATTTCATCGGCCTCATCGCCTTCAAGGCTGAACCAAGCAGGAACCGTTATGGCCGAGCTCATGAAAGAAAACGAAAAATTGAGGAAAGAGAACGTGCAgcttaacaaacaattatcagaGATGAAGAGTTTGTGCAATAATATATTCAGTTTGATGTCGAATTACGCAAGTTCTCAGTCGGAGAACATTTCTCCGGTGCACAAACCGCTAGATTTCTTGCCGGCGAAGCGGTTATCATGCGGAGAATCAGTCGAAGAAGAAACGAGTCCGAGGTTATTCGGCGTTCCTATAGGAGGAGCGGCAAAGCGCGCCAGGGAAGAAGGAGAAGGCGTAGCGACGGAAGCGGCGACGGCAGCAGACGAAACGCAATTACAACTGCAACAGCCCGGTGGAAGTGAGATTATTAAATTAGAGCCGTTGGATTGCCAGAACCGAGGGCGCGATGATGATCGTGGGATTCAAGACGCTCCGTGGCTTCGGCAGTTTCACCGAGCGAATCAAAGGgtttgtaattga